The following proteins come from a genomic window of Gloeomargarita sp. SRBZ-1_bins_9:
- a CDS encoding iron uptake porin, with amino-acid sequence MRDTLLKLFQVAPAAFGVVAVFGGVARAQAVPGTNPTLQRAEQYYVGPSTINQAQVTSVSEFVDVSPTDWAFQALQSLVERYGCIVGLPTQPPTYQGRRATTRFEFAAGLNACLDRINELIAASVENLVTKDDLLVIQRLQEEFAAELSVIRGRVDAIEARTALLEQQQFSTVTKLRGEVIFAPYGVADSRVAYNRIENELLRGGRNFTGSNAAGAARGAVVSAGGNPIILGRGARTADRLAFGYRARLNFDTSFNGRDRLRVRLQVGDVDNLQTATGANESRLSFDIGTNGNFQVDHLSYDFTFDRDRGRVMIAGANVEFNDYFDTYNPLASDGTGSISRFGRFNPLFYRSGSNTGSGAFIGYRFNPIFRVDAGYLAVNPGRGASAANPDLGLFGSNYTVGVLLGVEPVRDFKFGIGYTHTYNEDRNRVGATASGINLTGGTGTDFAVNPFLPPGTPTGSGVLLDPGRTAVNMDTVNLMFQWRALPQFTLAGWFGYGWARGQGDRRGIVPRQGTRRAQILTAALAFAFPDTFGRRGDLAGLIVGIPPYVVSSDWFGNQAPTGFNVPAGIVAPNAPARRIRLRDRDVPVHVEALYRFQVNKYLTVTPGAFVVFNPNGDSRNDPIVVYTVRTTFTF; translated from the coding sequence ATGCGTGACACGTTGCTGAAGTTGTTTCAGGTGGCGCCGGCGGCCTTTGGGGTGGTAGCGGTATTTGGTGGCGTAGCTCGGGCGCAGGCGGTGCCGGGTACGAATCCCACGCTCCAGCGGGCCGAGCAGTACTATGTGGGGCCTTCGACGATTAACCAGGCGCAGGTGACGTCGGTTTCGGAGTTTGTGGATGTGAGTCCGACGGACTGGGCGTTTCAGGCGTTGCAGTCGTTGGTGGAGCGGTATGGGTGTATTGTGGGTTTGCCGACGCAGCCGCCGACCTATCAAGGGCGCCGGGCGACGACGCGGTTTGAGTTTGCGGCTGGTTTGAATGCTTGCTTGGACCGGATTAATGAGCTGATAGCGGCGTCGGTGGAGAATCTGGTGACCAAGGATGACCTGCTGGTGATCCAACGGTTGCAGGAGGAGTTTGCGGCGGAGTTGTCGGTGATTCGGGGCCGGGTGGATGCGATTGAGGCGCGGACGGCTCTGCTGGAGCAGCAGCAGTTTTCCACGGTGACCAAGCTGCGGGGGGAGGTCATCTTTGCGCCCTATGGGGTGGCGGATAGCCGGGTGGCCTACAACCGGATTGAAAACGAGTTGCTGCGGGGGGGGCGGAACTTTACTGGTTCGAATGCGGCAGGAGCGGCTCGGGGTGCAGTTGTGTCAGCTGGCGGGAACCCCATTATCCTTGGCCGGGGGGCGCGCACGGCTGACAGATTGGCCTTCGGTTACCGGGCGCGGTTGAACTTTGATACGAGCTTTAACGGTCGGGACCGGTTGCGGGTGCGGTTGCAAGTTGGTGATGTGGATAACTTACAAACCGCAACAGGTGCGAATGAGAGTCGCTTGAGTTTTGACATTGGTACTAATGGTAATTTCCAAGTTGACCACTTATCCTATGATTTCACCTTTGACCGGGACCGGGGTCGGGTGATGATTGCGGGGGCCAATGTGGAGTTCAATGATTATTTCGATACCTACAACCCGTTGGCTTCGGATGGAACTGGCTCGATTTCCCGTTTTGGTCGTTTCAATCCTCTGTTCTATCGGTCGGGTAGCAACACGGGTTCTGGTGCCTTTATCGGCTACCGGTTCAATCCCATCTTTCGCGTTGATGCTGGTTACTTGGCTGTCAATCCTGGTCGAGGTGCTTCTGCTGCTAACCCTGATTTGGGTCTGTTTGGCTCGAACTACACAGTGGGTGTTCTCTTGGGTGTGGAACCGGTCCGTGATTTTAAGTTCGGGATCGGTTACACCCATACCTACAATGAGGATCGGAACCGAGTAGGTGCTACAGCTTCGGGCATCAATCTGACTGGTGGTACGGGGACAGATTTTGCGGTTAACCCCTTTCTTCCGCCAGGGACACCGACTGGTTCGGGGGTATTGCTTGACCCCGGCCGCACGGCTGTCAATATGGATACCGTCAACCTGATGTTCCAGTGGCGGGCTTTGCCCCAGTTCACGCTGGCGGGTTGGTTTGGCTATGGCTGGGCGCGGGGTCAAGGTGACCGACGGGGAATTGTTCCTAGGCAGGGGACCCGACGGGCGCAAATCCTGACGGCAGCTCTGGCGTTTGCTTTCCCGGATACTTTTGGCCGTCGGGGTGATCTGGCTGGGTTGATTGTGGGGATTCCCCCTTATGTGGTGTCCAGTGACTGGTTTGGTAACCAAGCTCCTACTGGTTTTAACGTACCTGCTGGTATAGTTGCGCCAAATGCACCAGCTCGTCGGATTCGGTTGCGGGACCGGGATGTGCCGGTGCATGTGGAGGCCCTGTATCGGTTCCAGGTCAATAAGTACTTGACGGTAACGCCCGGTGCCTTTGTGGTGTTTAACCCCAACGGGGATAGCCGCAACGACCCCATCGTGGTCTATACCGTCCGGACGACTTTCACTTTCTAG